GCCAGCGGCACTCTGGTGGAACGCTTCGGGACCCGGCGCCTCCTGACCCTGGGGCCGCTGATCGCGGGCGCCGGCTACGCTCTGCTGGCCCTGCCGGGACAGGACGGCAGCTACTGGACGACCTTCTTCCCGGCCATGGTGCTGATGGGGCTCGGCATGGCCGCCTGCGTCTCGCCTCTGACCACGACGGTGATGAACGCGGTGGAGGACCGCCACGCCGGCCTCGCCTCGGGGATCAACAACGCCGCCGCGCGCGTCGCCAGCCTGCTGGCCGTCGCCATCGTCGGGGCGGTCGCGGTGATCCTGTTCGAGCCGGCGCTGCAGGCCGACCTCTCCGCCCTCGCCCTGCCGCCCGACATCGAGGCCGGACTGCTGGGCAGAGCCGGCGAACTGGCCGGACTGTCGCCTCCCGCAGGTCTCTCGTCCGCAGAGGGTGCAGCGGTCGAAGCGGCGGTCCACGGCGCTTTCCTCCAGGCCTTCCGCGTCTCCATGCTGGCCATCGCGGGCATGGCGCTGCTCGCCGCCCTGGTCGCGCATCTCACCATTTCCCCCAGAGCAGGATAGCCTGAAGCGATTCCATACGATCACAACATGCTCTACACCGGAGACCTGATGGACCGTCCCCTTGATCGCCCTGCCACCCCGACCGCCGATCTGACGACCCGCTTCGAGGCCGTGGTCTTCGACCTGGACGGCACGCTGGTGGACTCGGCCGCCGAACTGGCCGGCGCCCTCGACCGCCTGCTCGCCGAGTACGGCCTGCCGCCCGCCGGGGTCGAGGCCACCAAGCGAATGGTCGGCGACGGCGCGCGGCTCTTGCTGACGCGGGGACTGCGGCAGGCAGGGCAGACGCTGCCGCCGGAGGACTTCGAGGTCGCTTTCGCCCGCTTCCTCGAGATCTACGAGACCGAGCTGTCCGACTCCTCCGCGCTCTATCCCGGCGCCCGCGCCTTCCTCGACCAGCTCGCCGAGCAGGGCCTCAAGCTCGGCCTCTGCACCAACAAGCCGTCGGTTCCGACCCGGCAACTGCTCGCGCGGCTGGAGCTGACCGACCACTTCCAGGCGGTCGTCGGCGGCGGCGACACGGCGGAGCTGAAGCCGCATCCCCTGCCCCTGCTGACCGTGGTGGAGCGCCTGGGCGTCCCCCCCGACCGGACCCTCTACGTCGGCGACTCCCGCACGGATCTTGAGACGGCGCGGGCGGCCGGCCTGCCCATCGCGCTGCTGCCCTCGGGCTACGGCATGGAGCCGGTAACCCTGGCCGAAAGCGATCTTTCCGCCGAGACCCTTGCGGAGCTGGCGAAGCTCTTCTCATCTGTCTGACACCGCGGCCGATTGCGGCCTCGGGGTCGGCGCTTTACGCTGGACCGGAGTCCGCCTGTCCGGAAGGTCGCCGTGCCGCCCCTTGCGCGTTTTACCGTCCTCTTGCTGACCGCCACGCTCGCGGCGGCGCCGGCCGCCGCCGTCGGCGAGCCTCCGAGCCGCTGGCTGATCGGCTACCACAAGGCGCTCTTCTGGATGTCTGAAGTCGAGGTCCGCTTCTTCTACGACATCGCCGAGGCATTCACCCCGCAGACCGCCGCCGACGGGCGGGACCTCAAGCTGATTGCCGCCTCCACCGCCCCCTTCGCCGGCCGCGAGTGGGAGGTCGACTTCCTGCTGCGGCGCGGGCGGCTCGCCGCCATCGGCCTGGAGCACGAGGAACGGGCGATGGCGCCGGAGGCCTGCGCCGCCCGTCTCGACGACTGGCTGCGCGCGCTCGACCGCCTCCACGGCGCGGTGAGCGAGCGCCCGGTCGCCGGCCGGGACGCCAGCCAGGCGGCGCTGGTCTTCAACTGGGGCGCCCGCTGGGAACTGGCGACGGCCTACGACGCCGGCCTCTGCCGCAGCCGCATGGATCTCAAGCGCGCCCCCCCGAGCCGGGGCTGAGCGGCGGCGCTCGTCGAACGCGGCCATATCCGGAACAGGTGAAACAGAACTGCAGCCAGCCGGGCGACGCTACCTCTTCATGCGGAAGGTCTCCGAGGGAGTCACTCCGAACTCGCGGCGGTAGACTTGGGTGAAGCGTCCCATCTGCGTGAATCCCCATTTCGCCGCGATCTTTGCGACAACCCCGGTTTCTTCCGCGTCGAGCAACTCCTTCCGAACGCGCTGGAGGCGGACTCTCTTCAGCTAGTCCATCGGCGACGGACCGAAGGCCTCCTCGAAGGCGAGCTGGAGGTTCCGGTAGCCGCACCCGGCCTCCGCCGCCAGATCTGCCAGGGCGATCTTCTCGCCGGCATGCCGATGGATGTAGTCCCGGGCCCGCTTCACGTGATAGGGCAGCGCGCCGGAGGTCGGGCGCATCAAGTTCGGAGGACGCGGTTCCCTGCAAGCCGCCTGCTGCGACAGGCTCAGCAGGAGGAAGGCATTAGAGAAACGACCGCCCTCGTCAGGTGGTAGCTGCCCGTCGCCTCCGGCGGGCCGGAGCGCTACTCGTCGATCCAGGCGATGCGCAGGACGTTGGTGGCACCCGGCGTGCCGAAGGGAACGCCGGCGGTGATGGCCAGCTTGTCCCCGGGCTCGGCGAACTCACGGTCCTTGGCGATCCGGCAGGCCTTCTGCACCATCTCCGGAAAGCTTCTGACGTCCGCCGTATGGACGCACTGGGCGCCCCAGATCACCGCCAGCCGGCGCGCCGTCGAAAGCTTCGAGGTCAAGGTGAGGATGGGAACGCCGGGCCGCTCGCGCGCCGCGCGCAGGGCGGTCGAGCCGCTGGTGGTGTAGGTCACGATGGCCGCCGCGGAGATGGTCTGCGCCACCTGTGCCGCCGCCGCCGAGATGGCGTCCGCCGCCGTGGGCTCGGGCGCCGGGTGCAGCGCCTCGATGATCGGCCGGTAGCTGGCGTCCTGCTCCGTCTTGCTGATGATGCGATCCATCATCGCCACCGACTCGACCGGATAGTGACCGGCCGCCGTTTCGGCGGAGAGCATCACGGCATCGGCACCGTCGTAGATGCCGGTGGCCACGTCCGAGGCCTCGGCCCGCGTCGGCGCCGGCGAGTGAACCATGGAATCGAGCATCTGCGTCGCCACCACGACCGGCTTGCCGGCCAGACGGCAAGCCCGCACGATCTCCTTCTGCCGGCCCGGCACCTCTTCCGGCGGGATCTCAACCCCCAGATCGCCGCGCGCCACCATCAAGGCATCCGACAGCTCGACCAGCTCGTCGAGCTGCTCCAGGGCCTGGGGTTTCTCGATCTTGGCCATCAACGCGGCGCGGCCGTCGATCAGCCGGCGCGCCTCGGCCAGGTCTTCCGGGCGCTGCACAAAACTCAGCGCGACCCAGTCGACCCCCAGCTTCATGCCGAAGGCCAGGTCCTTGCGGTCCTTGTCGGTCAGGGGCGACAGCGGCATGACGACGCCGGGTACGTTGACGCCCTTGCGGTCGGACAGGACGCCACCGGTCTCCACTTCGAAGACCGCATGATTCTTGTGCACCTTCTGCGCGGTCAGGCGCATACGCCCGTCGTCGATCAGGATGGTGGCGCCGACCTCCAGAGCCGCGAAGATCTCCGGATGCGGCAGCGGCGCCCGCTTGGCATCGCCGGGCGCCGGATCGAGATCGAGGCGGTAGGTGTCGCCGCGCTCCAGTCGCACCTTGCCGCCCTCGATCTGCCCGACCCGCAGCTTCGGGCCCTGCAGATCCTGCAGGATGGCGATGGGCCGCCCCGCCTTGCGTTCGATCTTGCGGATCGTCTCGTAGCGCGCGGCATGATCCTTGTGAGTTCCATGGCTGAAGTTCAGCCGAAAGACGTCGGCACCCGCCTCGAACATCGCGCGCAGGGTG
This genomic stretch from Algihabitans albus harbors:
- the gph gene encoding phosphoglycolate phosphatase (PGP is an essential enzyme in the glycolate salvage pathway in higher organisms (photorespiration in plants). Phosphoglycolate results from the oxidase activity of RubisCO in the Calvin cycle when concentrations of carbon dioxide are low relative to oxygen. This enzyme is a member of the Haloacid Dehalogenase (HAD) superfamily of aspartate-nucleophile hydrolase enzymes (PF00702).) — its product is MLYTGDLMDRPLDRPATPTADLTTRFEAVVFDLDGTLVDSAAELAGALDRLLAEYGLPPAGVEATKRMVGDGARLLLTRGLRQAGQTLPPEDFEVAFARFLEIYETELSDSSALYPGARAFLDQLAEQGLKLGLCTNKPSVPTRQLLARLELTDHFQAVVGGGDTAELKPHPLPLLTVVERLGVPPDRTLYVGDSRTDLETARAAGLPIALLPSGYGMEPVTLAESDLSAETLAELAKLFSSV
- a CDS encoding helix-turn-helix domain-containing protein — encoded protein: MKRVRLQRVRKELLDAEETGVVAKIAAKWGFTQMGRFTQVYRREFGVTPSETFRMKR
- a CDS encoding AraC family transcriptional regulator; the protein is MRPTSGALPYHVKRARDYIHRHAGEKIALADLAAEAGCGYRNLQLAFEEAFGPSPMD
- the pyk gene encoding pyruvate kinase, which translates into the protein MRRLRNAKIVATLGPASHEEDTLRAMFEAGADVFRLNFSHGTHKDHAARYETIRKIERKAGRPIAILQDLQGPKLRVGQIEGGKVRLERGDTYRLDLDPAPGDAKRAPLPHPEIFAALEVGATILIDDGRMRLTAQKVHKNHAVFEVETGGVLSDRKGVNVPGVVMPLSPLTDKDRKDLAFGMKLGVDWVALSFVQRPEDLAEARRLIDGRAALMAKIEKPQALEQLDELVELSDALMVARGDLGVEIPPEEVPGRQKEIVRACRLAGKPVVVATQMLDSMVHSPAPTRAEASDVATGIYDGADAVMLSAETAAGHYPVESVAMMDRIISKTEQDASYRPIIEALHPAPEPTAADAISAAAAQVAQTISAAAIVTYTTSGSTALRAARERPGVPILTLTSKLSTARRLAVIWGAQCVHTADVRSFPEMVQKACRIAKDREFAEPGDKLAITAGVPFGTPGATNVLRIAWIDE